In one Neobacillus sp. CF12 genomic region, the following are encoded:
- a CDS encoding GerAB/ArcD/ProY family transporter has translation MIHLEKISINQLICLVILTQIGVSVLTIPYAQIRYSGNDSWMSILIGGVIAQAVILINYQLGKRYSNRSLPQYMSAIVGKPLGSVVNFLFAAYFAQNIFMVTITYADVINRWVLFQTPWFVLIGVSFTIAAYIASSTLRSMATVTQMIMLLFLICIVIIFVSGLGKGDLRHFLPIGTHGIGPLIKGAVPSFWLYSGYELLLYAFPFVRSCKKKDIVMAMSAANGFTTFFYIFITVIVMYNFSESQLKSIPEPMVFILRKFRWPVVQSLDILFMTIWLSVVTVTVYVYLFLSARYLAFIGSKEIRNHPFLVWILAVVCFGFGLGGSDRQWQSRFSDYHNIATAIMIAIVPTILLLVSLVRGKESGG, from the coding sequence ATGATACACTTAGAAAAAATCTCTATCAACCAACTTATTTGCCTCGTTATTTTGACCCAAATCGGCGTTAGCGTTTTAACGATCCCTTACGCACAAATCCGCTACTCGGGCAACGACTCGTGGATGTCCATCCTTATTGGGGGAGTGATTGCTCAAGCAGTCATCCTGATCAACTATCAACTTGGAAAGAGATATTCCAATCGGTCGTTGCCCCAGTATATGTCTGCTATAGTTGGAAAGCCGTTAGGATCGGTCGTGAACTTCCTGTTTGCCGCGTACTTCGCGCAAAATATTTTCATGGTTACTATCACTTATGCTGATGTCATCAACCGCTGGGTGTTATTTCAGACTCCTTGGTTTGTGTTAATCGGAGTATCTTTCACAATTGCAGCGTATATCGCTTCATCTACACTCCGGTCAATGGCTACAGTTACGCAGATGATTATGCTTTTGTTTCTGATTTGCATTGTGATCATATTCGTAAGTGGATTGGGAAAAGGGGACTTACGTCATTTTTTGCCAATCGGTACTCACGGGATCGGACCGCTTATTAAGGGTGCTGTCCCTTCGTTTTGGTTGTACTCGGGATATGAACTTCTTCTGTACGCTTTTCCATTTGTAAGATCCTGTAAGAAGAAGGATATCGTAATGGCAATGTCGGCCGCCAATGGATTTACGACCTTTTTTTACATATTCATAACAGTCATTGTTATGTACAACTTCAGCGAAAGTCAATTGAAGTCCATCCCGGAGCCGATGGTGTTCATTCTCCGTAAATTCAGATGGCCAGTTGTTCAAAGCCTCGATATTCTATTTATGACGATTTGGCTATCTGTGGTTACGGTAACGGTGTATGTTTATTTGTTTTTGTCAGCCCGTTATTTGGCATTCATTGGAAGTAAAGAAATCCGCAACCATCCTTTTTTGGTATGGATTTTAGCGGTTGTTTGCTTCGGATTCGGATTAGGGGGCTCCGACCGGCAATGGCAGTCCCGATTTTCCGACTATCATAATATTGCTACTGCTATTATGATTGCCATTGTGCCGACAATTCTGCTTCTCGTTTCTCTAGTACGGGGAAAGGAGAGTGGAGGATGA
- a CDS encoding Ger(x)C family spore germination protein, translating into MKKAVIAILMVILLTGCWDRLPLKTLNMVDIAGIDLDKENGDVLLHYIVTELKNVGQGSGDPSSKVTELKGQSLIEAVGEGEYTEKGPFLGIHTGIYLLSKSFATVDPVQELTFVLNAPYTAINSPVVILDGNMSKIFKSKIGTNKKFTGDLNEFVTSLEKHGIAPNVSLMNLILSRKDPLECIAVPLLKQYNSSMVLGGALLYRQGKYTGKELDKDQVQMLMLMLEKITGRQKFTGNLTRKGEDKNIDYGFSVKKINSKIITHPESGELPKVSIEVSMRINVFKLDKSVQTLKPDYVNRMEKELSKHLEEKTAATIETLQKANCDILGIGKEFKAYHPDIWKSLNWRKDFPEMSIEPKFEVQILNSSE; encoded by the coding sequence ATGAAAAAAGCAGTAATTGCAATTTTGATGGTGATCCTCTTAACCGGTTGTTGGGATCGATTACCACTGAAAACTCTTAATATGGTTGATATCGCTGGTATCGACCTGGACAAGGAGAATGGTGACGTTTTGCTCCATTATATCGTCACGGAGCTTAAAAATGTAGGTCAAGGTAGTGGGGATCCGTCCTCTAAAGTAACGGAGCTAAAAGGACAAAGTTTAATCGAAGCTGTCGGCGAAGGTGAATATACAGAAAAAGGCCCTTTCTTAGGGATCCACACTGGAATCTATTTATTAAGTAAGAGTTTTGCGACGGTTGATCCAGTTCAAGAGCTTACTTTTGTACTTAACGCGCCATATACGGCGATTAATTCTCCTGTAGTTATTTTAGATGGGAACATGTCTAAGATTTTTAAAAGTAAAATAGGTACTAATAAAAAATTTACAGGAGATCTAAACGAATTTGTTACGTCTTTAGAAAAGCATGGAATTGCACCAAACGTTTCCTTGATGAATTTAATACTATCTCGAAAAGATCCATTGGAATGTATCGCGGTGCCTTTGCTGAAACAATATAACTCTTCAATGGTATTAGGCGGCGCCCTATTATATCGTCAAGGTAAGTATACTGGCAAGGAGCTAGACAAAGACCAAGTCCAAATGTTGATGTTGATGTTAGAAAAGATCACAGGAAGGCAAAAGTTTACCGGAAATTTGACAAGAAAAGGTGAGGACAAAAACATCGATTACGGGTTTTCCGTCAAAAAAATAAATTCAAAGATTATCACCCACCCCGAATCGGGCGAATTGCCGAAAGTCAGCATCGAAGTCAGTATGCGAATTAATGTATTCAAACTTGACAAGTCAGTTCAAACACTTAAGCCCGATTACGTTAATCGAATGGAAAAAGAACTGAGTAAACATCTGGAAGAAAAAACGGCAGCGACGATCGAGACTTTGCAAAAAGCGAATTGCGACATTCTTGGCATCGGAAAGGAATTTAAGGCATATCATCCAGACATTTGGAAGTCTTTGAACTGGCGCAAAGACTTTCCGGAAATGTCAATTGAACCTAAATTCGAAGTGCAGATCCTTAACTCGTCAGAATAA
- a CDS encoding TauD/TfdA family dioxygenase, which translates to MTNILNEKIQGRSAWKGMELAKDESWIYYLSEKTIAALEKAVFHVQQKGLKAPDFKKEDFQIPELADEITYFVDELENGRGFLLIRGLPMDQFTDEEASIIYWGLGLHLGLPIIQSKNGELLGHIKNVGKDFNDNTKVRGYQTNVHLDYHTDLADVVGLLCLRKAKSGGLSSIASAMSIYNEILEKHPEYLEILYRPFAHDLRGEESPGQSPVVHTPIFSYYDGKLSCRYIRQYVQSAQTKTGIPLSEEEIEVFDFIDSLTHDENFHIDMMMEPGDMQFVNNYTVFHSRTHFEDYEEDDKKRHLLRLWLMMPNGRKIAPDFEFYIGGVPVKR; encoded by the coding sequence ATGACGAACATTTTAAATGAAAAAATTCAAGGGCGATCGGCTTGGAAAGGTATGGAACTAGCTAAAGATGAATCATGGATTTATTATTTGTCCGAGAAAACGATTGCTGCTCTGGAGAAGGCTGTATTCCATGTTCAACAAAAGGGATTAAAAGCACCTGATTTTAAAAAGGAGGATTTCCAGATTCCTGAACTCGCTGACGAAATTACTTACTTTGTTGACGAACTGGAGAATGGAAGAGGGTTTCTATTGATACGAGGATTACCAATGGATCAGTTTACTGACGAAGAAGCAAGCATTATTTACTGGGGTCTCGGACTTCATTTGGGACTACCGATAATCCAAAGCAAAAATGGGGAACTCTTAGGGCATATCAAAAACGTAGGTAAAGACTTTAATGATAATACAAAAGTACGTGGTTACCAAACGAATGTACATCTTGATTATCACACAGATTTAGCTGATGTGGTCGGATTACTATGTCTTCGCAAGGCGAAATCTGGCGGTTTAAGCAGTATCGCAAGTGCGATGTCTATTTATAATGAAATTCTGGAGAAGCACCCAGAATACCTTGAAATTCTCTATCGTCCATTTGCCCATGATCTTCGCGGGGAAGAATCACCAGGTCAATCTCCAGTTGTTCATACACCGATCTTTAGCTATTACGATGGTAAATTAAGCTGCAGATATATTCGCCAATATGTCCAATCAGCACAAACGAAAACAGGTATCCCTTTGTCGGAAGAGGAAATCGAAGTATTTGATTTTATCGATTCCCTCACGCATGATGAAAACTTCCATATTGATATGATGATGGAACCTGGTGATATGCAATTCGTTAATAATTATACCGTTTTTCATTCACGGACTCATTTTGAAGATTACGAAGAAGACGACAAGAAACGCCATCTATTAAGATTATGGCTCATGATGCCAAATGGTCGTAAAATTGCCCCAGATTTCGAGTTTTATATCGGCGGGGTACCTGTAAAAAGATAA
- a CDS encoding long-chain-fatty-acid--CoA ligase, producing the protein MSNNLYENLKKSARSFPDCIAYIYRDKSVTYKELEQQVDQLAAGLAAHGIGKGDGVALLLGNSPEFLIAYYGILRLGAFVVPINPLFTQGEISYILDNSQAKAVIAHVSVEPKLSVVKKQLENLTLIIYTEAENQEWTWEHLMETGLNICGSPYIDQEDLAVILYTSGTTGKPKGAMLSHRNLASNADSISKLLELDENDRVVAVLPMFHVFCMTVCLNAPIACGATVLIQPKFSPVEVVSTFRERKATVFAGVPTMYSFINQLPEATAEDFQTIRMCISGGASIPVELLHKFENKFNVSILEGYGLSETAPLVAINPLKGTRKPGSIGLNIPAVQSKVVDEFGKELPRGEVGELVVQGPNVMKGYLGMSEATSAAFKDGWFYTADLATMDEEGYIYIVDRKKDMIIVGGYNVYPREVEEVLYQHPAVVEAAVVGVPDGEYGESVKAYVVVKDEQFSMNDMIEFCKDKLAKYKLPKHVEFFKELPKNSTGKILRRELRELTEVK; encoded by the coding sequence ATGAGTAATAATTTATATGAAAATCTAAAAAAAAGCGCAAGGAGTTTCCCAGATTGTATCGCTTATATCTATCGAGATAAAAGTGTTACTTATAAGGAACTAGAGCAGCAAGTGGATCAATTGGCTGCTGGTTTGGCTGCACATGGAATAGGGAAGGGAGATGGTGTGGCTCTTTTATTAGGAAATAGCCCTGAATTTCTCATTGCGTACTATGGCATTTTACGACTAGGTGCATTTGTTGTACCGATCAATCCTTTGTTTACCCAAGGGGAAATCAGCTACATATTAGATAATAGTCAAGCCAAAGCGGTTATTGCTCACGTATCTGTAGAGCCAAAGTTATCAGTAGTGAAGAAACAATTGGAAAATCTAACGTTAATCATTTATACCGAAGCCGAGAATCAGGAATGGACATGGGAGCATCTCATGGAGACAGGCCTGAATATTTGTGGAAGCCCTTACATTGATCAAGAAGACCTTGCAGTCATTCTGTATACGTCAGGTACTACCGGGAAACCAAAAGGTGCGATGTTATCACATCGGAACTTAGCATCGAATGCAGACTCTATTTCAAAATTACTTGAACTCGATGAAAATGACCGTGTAGTTGCTGTCCTGCCAATGTTTCATGTTTTCTGTATGACAGTTTGTTTGAATGCACCAATTGCTTGCGGGGCAACAGTCCTGATCCAGCCTAAATTCAGCCCTGTCGAAGTGGTCAGCACCTTTCGAGAAAGAAAGGCAACCGTGTTTGCAGGAGTACCTACGATGTACAGTTTTATCAATCAATTACCTGAAGCAACTGCGGAGGATTTCCAAACTATTCGTATGTGTATCTCTGGGGGTGCCTCGATTCCGGTCGAGCTGCTGCATAAATTTGAAAACAAGTTTAATGTTTCTATCTTAGAAGGATATGGACTTTCGGAAACAGCTCCACTCGTTGCGATTAATCCATTAAAAGGAACTCGCAAACCAGGTTCTATCGGCCTGAATATTCCAGCCGTCCAAAGCAAAGTGGTTGATGAGTTCGGTAAAGAATTGCCGAGAGGTGAAGTCGGAGAGTTAGTTGTTCAAGGACCAAATGTTATGAAGGGATATTTGGGGATGTCAGAAGCTACCTCAGCAGCTTTTAAAGACGGGTGGTTTTACACCGCTGATCTCGCAACAATGGATGAAGAAGGATACATCTATATTGTTGACCGCAAGAAGGACATGATTATTGTGGGGGGTTACAATGTATATCCTCGTGAAGTGGAGGAAGTCCTGTATCAGCACCCTGCCGTGGTCGAGGCGGCCGTAGTTGGAGTTCCTGATGGAGAATACGGAGAAAGCGTAAAAGCATACGTCGTAGTAAAGGATGAGCAATTCTCCATGAATGACATGATTGAATTCTGTAAGGATAAGCTGGCGAAGTACAAGCTTCCTAAACATGTAGAATTTTTTAAAGAGCTGCCAAAGAACTCAACAGGGAAGATATTGCGTAGAGAGTTAAGAGAATTGACTGAAGTAAAGTAA
- a CDS encoding LysR family transcriptional regulator: MDQLLSVFISVADKRNFSRAAEELHMTQPAVSQQIQLLEKYIGAKLLLRTNKSVKLTKAGEIVYLHAKEITGLYKRMSELVNELHNEPTGLLKIGASYTFGEYVLPHILAKLKIQFQNIVPSVQIGNTRDIAKAIISHEIDVGIVEGEISNTNIYIKTISTDQMYIVAGGKYPIYHNKEVTRRQVEQENWIVREEGSGTRDATEKLFQSLEIRPPKLMEFGSTQLIKEAVEAGLGISYLSELTVKKERLLGTIQLLNVKGTPIRRNFSVITESPELHTKSMNLFIELIENYLTNQR; encoded by the coding sequence ATGGATCAACTATTATCTGTATTTATTTCTGTAGCTGATAAGAGAAACTTTTCCAGAGCTGCCGAAGAGCTTCATATGACACAGCCTGCCGTTAGCCAGCAAATTCAATTATTAGAAAAATATATTGGCGCAAAACTGCTTCTGCGAACAAACAAAAGTGTGAAACTCACAAAAGCAGGTGAAATAGTCTATTTACATGCAAAGGAAATAACAGGTTTATACAAACGAATGTCTGAGTTAGTCAATGAATTACATAACGAGCCAACAGGATTATTAAAAATTGGTGCCAGTTATACTTTTGGTGAATATGTCTTACCACATATACTTGCAAAACTGAAGATCCAATTCCAGAATATCGTTCCTTCCGTTCAGATTGGAAACACAAGAGATATTGCCAAAGCAATCATAAGTCATGAGATTGATGTAGGGATTGTTGAAGGGGAAATATCTAATACAAATATATATATTAAAACAATTTCAACAGACCAAATGTATATCGTGGCAGGAGGTAAGTATCCAATTTATCATAATAAGGAAGTTACACGAAGACAGGTTGAACAAGAGAATTGGATTGTCCGGGAAGAAGGCTCTGGCACAAGAGATGCAACAGAAAAATTATTTCAATCTTTAGAAATACGTCCTCCTAAATTAATGGAGTTCGGCAGCACACAACTAATTAAAGAAGCTGTCGAAGCGGGGCTCGGTATTAGTTACTTATCTGAGCTTACTGTTAAAAAAGAAAGACTGCTTGGTACGATTCAATTATTAAATGTAAAAGGAACACCTATAAGGAGAAATTTTTCGGTTATAACAGAATCTCCTGAATTGCATACGAAATCAATGAACTTATTTATTGAGTTAATAGAAAATTATTTAACGAATCAAAGATAG
- a CDS encoding putative sulfate exporter family transporter has translation MKALEQKALILTSPNHEKKAKKKLNVSLVYGIGFTFIIALSGFFLAAIPGLNRIGPLACAILLAVIYRQVFGYPEGLRTGIQFSAKKLLRFAIILYGLKLNMIVIFQEGFPLLLKGALTIIFSIVVLMFIAKLLKADLNLSLLLSVGTGICGAAAIAAVSPIIKAKDEDTAMGVGIIALVGTVFSIIYTLLFPLLPISSIDYGTWVGISLHEIGHVALAAVPAGQDALAHALLAKLSRVFLLIPLCFILILWMKKNGKMEGEAKFEFPWFLIGFIVMSFVGTYIMGHEVLVSKSMMSDIATLTSFILTMSMTGLGLNISLKELRTKAIRPLIAIIITSILLSILTFFTI, from the coding sequence ATGAAAGCATTGGAACAAAAAGCATTAATATTGACCAGCCCTAATCATGAAAAAAAAGCTAAAAAAAAGTTAAATGTATCATTGGTATATGGAATAGGTTTTACGTTTATCATAGCCCTGTCTGGCTTTTTTTTGGCAGCAATACCTGGTCTTAATCGCATTGGACCACTTGCTTGTGCAATTTTACTTGCTGTTATTTATCGACAGGTATTTGGATATCCGGAAGGGTTGCGTACTGGTATTCAATTTTCAGCAAAAAAACTTTTAAGATTTGCCATCATACTTTACGGATTAAAGCTTAACATGATCGTAATATTTCAAGAGGGCTTTCCACTATTGCTTAAAGGAGCCTTAACAATTATTTTTTCGATTGTTGTTCTTATGTTCATTGCAAAATTGCTTAAAGCAGATTTAAATCTTTCTTTATTACTTAGTGTTGGAACTGGTATTTGTGGTGCTGCTGCCATCGCGGCCGTATCGCCCATTATTAAAGCAAAAGATGAAGATACGGCTATGGGGGTCGGCATTATTGCATTAGTAGGCACGGTTTTTTCAATTATCTATACGTTATTATTCCCTTTATTGCCTATTAGTTCTATAGACTACGGAACCTGGGTTGGAATTAGCCTTCATGAAATAGGTCATGTTGCATTAGCGGCCGTTCCTGCAGGGCAAGACGCTCTTGCACATGCATTACTGGCTAAACTTTCACGGGTATTTCTATTAATTCCGCTTTGTTTTATCCTAATACTTTGGATGAAAAAGAATGGAAAAATGGAGGGTGAAGCAAAGTTCGAGTTTCCATGGTTTTTAATTGGTTTTATCGTCATGAGCTTTGTGGGGACCTATATCATGGGTCATGAGGTTTTAGTATCAAAATCAATGATGTCTGATATTGCAACATTGACATCATTTATTTTAACGATGTCTATGACCGGCTTAGGATTAAATATTAGCTTAAAAGAATTACGTACCAAAGCAATACGTCCGCTTATTGCCATTATCATTACATCTATTCTTTTATCTATTCTTACGTTTTTTACTATTTAA
- a CDS encoding alpha/beta hydrolase, with product MINLDPQAEKYLQAFNQMPPIHKMDPQTVRDMLVKAPRPAVKLEPLSKVEDLMLPVSQNEKIKCRVYIPDGQGPLPLFVYYHGGGWVLGDIESTDASCRMIANRTDSIVVSVNYRLAPEYKFPTAVEDAYSALEWVYEKGTSFNGDVSRLAVGGDSVGGNLATVVTMMARDRKGPDITAQVLLYPPTNLECNTESHQIFAKGFGLDREQLFWFRDHYLRNEEDRCNEYASPLVAEDLSGLPPALVITAENDVLRDEGRAYAYRLRKFGVQVEYACEPGMVHGFFAHMAIFSNNIEATVSKINKFLRTAKYSIKI from the coding sequence TTGATAAATTTAGATCCGCAAGCAGAAAAATATTTACAAGCATTTAATCAGATGCCGCCAATTCATAAAATGGATCCTCAGACAGTAAGAGATATGCTAGTAAAGGCACCTCGCCCTGCTGTAAAATTAGAACCGCTTTCAAAGGTAGAGGATTTGATGCTTCCAGTAAGCCAGAATGAAAAAATAAAATGTCGGGTATACATACCAGATGGGCAAGGCCCCTTGCCTCTATTTGTATACTACCACGGTGGGGGATGGGTTCTCGGAGACATTGAATCAACGGATGCAAGCTGTCGAATGATCGCTAATAGAACGGATAGTATTGTTGTATCCGTAAACTATCGACTTGCACCAGAGTATAAGTTTCCGACTGCTGTCGAAGACGCATATTCGGCTTTGGAATGGGTGTATGAAAAAGGGACTTCCTTTAACGGAGATGTTTCAAGATTGGCAGTAGGAGGGGATAGCGTAGGTGGAAATCTAGCAACAGTAGTTACGATGATGGCGAGAGATAGAAAAGGTCCCGACATCACTGCTCAGGTCTTACTTTATCCTCCGACAAACCTTGAGTGCAATACGGAATCTCATCAAATATTTGCAAAAGGATTTGGTCTGGATCGCGAACAGCTGTTTTGGTTCCGTGATCATTATTTAAGGAATGAAGAGGACAGGTGTAATGAGTACGCTTCACCCTTGGTTGCTGAAGATTTAAGTGGTCTCCCGCCAGCATTAGTAATCACAGCGGAAAATGATGTGCTTAGGGATGAAGGTAGGGCTTATGCTTATCGTCTGAGAAAATTTGGTGTGCAGGTTGAATATGCATGTGAACCCGGCATGGTACACGGCTTTTTTGCACACATGGCTATTTTCTCTAACAACATTGAAGCAACTGTTTCTAAGATTAACAAATTCTTACGTACAGCAAAATATTCGATAAAAATCTAA
- a CDS encoding TauD/TfdA family dioxygenase: MSTILKEKVKGPVAWKGTDLAKDESWVYYLSEKTIASLENALAHVKQKGLKAPEFNKEDFPISDLLDEIDNFVEELENGRGFLLIRGLPIERYTDEEASIIYWGLGLHMGTPVSQNANGDLLGHVRDQGLSLENSNVRGYQTKLHLPFHADGSDVVGLLSLRKGKSGGHSSIISSMAVYNEILEKNPEYLGILCRPFNFDRRGEEAPGESPVFTSPIFSYYDGKLSCRYVRLFIESAQAKTGIQLSKVEIEALDLLDSLLHDENLHFNMMLEPGDIQFVNNYTVLHSRTQYEDYEELDRKRHLLRLWLTMPNGREISPDFAMFIDENTGKPGRGGVPARNKTAGGIVETLK, from the coding sequence ATGTCAACCATTTTAAAGGAAAAAGTTAAAGGGCCAGTAGCTTGGAAAGGCACTGACTTGGCTAAAGATGAATCTTGGGTTTATTATTTGTCCGAAAAAACGATTGCTTCGCTTGAGAACGCTTTAGCACATGTTAAACAAAAGGGTTTAAAAGCTCCTGAATTTAACAAGGAGGACTTCCCGATTTCAGATCTTTTAGATGAAATTGATAACTTTGTTGAAGAGCTGGAGAATGGGAGAGGGTTCCTATTAATACGCGGATTACCAATTGAAAGGTATACAGATGAAGAAGCGAGCATCATTTACTGGGGGCTCGGCCTTCATATGGGCACTCCAGTATCGCAAAACGCTAATGGTGACCTTTTAGGACATGTTAGGGATCAAGGTCTTAGCTTGGAAAATTCAAATGTACGCGGTTATCAAACAAAGCTGCATCTTCCTTTTCATGCTGATGGATCTGACGTTGTTGGATTGTTAAGCCTGCGAAAAGGAAAATCCGGTGGACACAGCAGTATCATCAGCTCGATGGCTGTTTATAATGAAATTCTGGAGAAGAATCCCGAATATCTAGGAATTCTCTGTCGACCATTTAACTTTGATCGTCGTGGAGAGGAGGCTCCAGGAGAATCTCCAGTATTTACATCACCAATCTTTAGTTATTATGATGGAAAACTAAGCTGTCGATATGTCCGTTTATTTATCGAATCAGCACAAGCGAAAACAGGTATCCAGCTGTCAAAAGTTGAAATTGAAGCATTAGACTTACTGGATTCCCTCCTTCATGATGAAAATTTGCATTTTAATATGATGTTGGAGCCAGGTGATATCCAATTCGTCAATAATTATACGGTTCTTCACTCACGCACTCAATATGAAGACTATGAAGAACTGGATCGAAAACGTCATTTATTAAGATTGTGGCTCACGATGCCAAATGGCCGGGAGATTTCCCCGGATTTCGCGATGTTTATTGATGAGAATACGGGAAAACCGGGTCGCGGCGGTGTACCTGCTCGTAATAAAACAGCTGGCGGTATAGTAGAAACCTTGAAGTAA
- a CDS encoding M15 family metallopeptidase: protein MLKKLINAWFILFLLISVVGCNRDSDMSSSSKKTHNSSEESVTPLQNRANSNQKVKITKASYIKQEKTKNGKTIYTTKYPASIAVVVNKKIYLPKNYVPKNLIYPNTSFIFKEKVEKRKLRKEAAVALEKMFAAAKKDKIYLSGVSGYRSEATQTAVFNRYVKRDGYEKAITYSAIPGTSEHQTGLAIDVSGSTGKCAAASCFADTKEAKWIDRNSANFGYIVRYPKGKEHVTGYKYEPWHIRYVGPDIAKDMKKRNLTLEEYYGIFPIIK from the coding sequence ATGTTAAAAAAATTAATAAATGCATGGTTCATTCTCTTTTTATTAATATCTGTCGTTGGTTGTAACAGAGATTCCGATATGTCCTCTTCATCTAAAAAAACACATAATAGTTCAGAAGAATCCGTAACTCCGCTTCAAAATCGCGCAAATTCTAATCAAAAAGTCAAAATAACAAAAGCTTCTTATATAAAACAGGAGAAGACGAAGAATGGAAAAACAATCTATACCACGAAATATCCTGCATCAATAGCTGTTGTTGTAAACAAAAAAATTTACCTGCCCAAAAATTATGTTCCTAAGAATTTAATTTATCCCAATACTTCTTTTATTTTTAAGGAAAAAGTAGAAAAACGTAAATTGCGGAAGGAAGCAGCGGTTGCTTTAGAAAAAATGTTTGCAGCAGCAAAAAAGGATAAAATTTATTTGAGTGGAGTATCTGGATATCGTTCTGAGGCAACTCAAACGGCGGTTTTTAATCGATATGTAAAAAGGGATGGTTACGAAAAGGCAATAACATATAGTGCTATTCCGGGTACAAGTGAACACCAAACGGGATTGGCAATTGATGTTAGTGGAAGTACTGGGAAGTGTGCAGCGGCTTCATGCTTTGCCGATACAAAAGAAGCGAAATGGATAGATAGAAATAGCGCTAATTTTGGATATATTGTACGTTATCCAAAAGGAAAAGAGCATGTTACGGGCTACAAATATGAGCCTTGGCACATTCGCTATGTTGGCCCTGACATAGCAAAAGATATGAAGAAACGTAATTTGACATTAGAAGAGTATTACGGTATTTTCCCTATTATTAAATAA
- a CDS encoding LysR family transcriptional regulator, whose amino-acid sequence MNFEQMEYIVNVANEMSITKAAEKLFISPSGMSQSITQLENELGIKIFNRAKQGVTPTFEGKIVISKAIDLLKTIKELNKEIYDYKNSNQTNLKIITAPTFSFVIQETMVKFNSRNRDITFEVVEQNPTDIIQNFNKENYDFAFIHASLNELKREKNICFEHIHEGHICIAVGKNSPYYSFDFVRLSDLENSKFVLYNSSDYKKVLKLIKLNPNQVLIRSNSSSLLFELVKESQAVLFLHDFSIIHSPMVKDGEIKIIPLREENYFPIDFWLIYLETKGLTKVAKEFIDDFFKNLKNRNKS is encoded by the coding sequence TTGAATTTTGAACAAATGGAGTATATAGTCAATGTTGCAAATGAGATGTCAATAACCAAAGCTGCAGAAAAATTATTTATTTCACCATCAGGGATGAGTCAATCCATAACACAGCTAGAAAATGAGCTTGGAATAAAAATCTTTAACCGAGCAAAACAAGGAGTTACCCCTACTTTTGAAGGTAAAATAGTTATTTCCAAAGCAATCGATTTACTTAAGACCATTAAAGAACTGAACAAAGAAATTTATGATTATAAAAATAGTAATCAAACTAATTTAAAAATTATTACAGCGCCCACCTTTTCTTTTGTAATTCAAGAAACAATGGTTAAGTTTAATTCAAGAAATCGTGATATTACATTCGAAGTTGTAGAGCAAAACCCTACAGATATTATTCAGAATTTCAACAAAGAAAACTATGACTTCGCTTTCATACATGCATCTTTAAATGAATTAAAAAGAGAAAAAAATATTTGTTTTGAACATATTCACGAGGGTCACATATGTATAGCGGTTGGTAAAAATTCACCTTATTATTCTTTCGATTTTGTAAGACTTAGTGATTTAGAGAATTCAAAATTTGTTCTATATAATTCATCGGATTATAAAAAGGTATTAAAATTAATTAAACTGAATCCCAATCAAGTTTTAATTAGATCAAATAGCAGCAGCCTTCTTTTCGAGTTGGTAAAAGAAAGTCAAGCCGTTTTATTTTTGCATGATTTTTCTATTATACATAGTCCCATGGTTAAAGATGGAGAAATAAAAATCATCCCTCTTAGGGAAGAAAATTATTTTCCAATTGATTTCTGGCTTATATATTTAGAAACCAAAGGTTTAACAAAGGTAGCGAAGGAATTTATTGATGACTTTTTTAAAAACCTAAAAAATAGAAATAAAAGTTAA